The genomic stretch CGCCGCGTCTGTATGAATTTGCCCAGGCCCATCCCGAGATCGAATTGCGGTTTTCAGCCTCGCTCAGGATGATGGACTTTGCCCGTGACGCGGTCGATGTGGCCATTCGCTTTGGCTATGGCCCCGATCCGGGGCTATATGCCTTGCCGCTGGCAGATGAATGGATGTGTCCGGTCATGACCCCCGAAATGGCGGCGCAATACCCGACCCCCGAAAGCCTGATGCAGGCCAGCCTGATCTGGGACGAAAGCGTTAATTTTTTGGATCCGCCCTGTGACTGGGCAACGTGGTTCCGCGCGATGGGCATCGACCATGCGCCCAGCCACGGCCCACGTTTTTCCCAGGCAGATCATGCTGTTGATGCAGCTCTCGCCGGCGTAGGTGTGGCGCTGGGACGCCGTGCATTGGTGATCAAGGATCTGGCCGATGGCCGTCTGGTCGCGCCATTTAAGGTTGCCCTGGGCACAACCGCGCGGTTCCGGTTCTTGTGCCCGCTCGGAGCCGAGAACCGCCCGCAGGTCGCAGCATTCCGCGACTGGATTCTGGCAGAAATTGAAAAAACCGCCCATGTGACCGACGCATTGCGGATCGTTCAGGCGGCTGATCTTTCGTAACCGACCGGCGGCGCCGTCATCACGGCGCACGCCAGCTTGGCTAAAACGCGGTCAG from Pseudosulfitobacter sp. DSM 107133 encodes the following:
- a CDS encoding transcriptional regulator GcvA, giving the protein MPDRLPPLTALRAFDAAARHMSFAKAADELHVTPAALSYQIKSLEAHLGAPLFRRLNRAVELTEAGHTLAPGAQDGFQTLAAAWRAAERLQDNVTLTVTAGPAFTAKWLAPRLYEFAQAHPEIELRFSASLRMMDFARDAVDVAIRFGYGPDPGLYALPLADEWMCPVMTPEMAAQYPTPESLMQASLIWDESVNFLDPPCDWATWFRAMGIDHAPSHGPRFSQADHAVDAALAGVGVALGRRALVIKDLADGRLVAPFKVALGTTARFRFLCPLGAENRPQVAAFRDWILAEIEKTAHVTDALRIVQAADLS